In the Zestosphaera sp. genome, one interval contains:
- a CDS encoding ABC transporter permease, giving the protein MIFSLIFYRLTDIFIAFPGLILAIAFASVLPQKIRFFLEVNTPIRDLLSLIFGLRPEEYAQLAALISVWIAMVIVWWPGYARIVRGSVLSVREQPFIEAAKLVGLSTRKILTKHILPNVLSPILVMMTFDLATATLFAAALSFLGLGPQEPVPELGYLISKAGGFFPERTMHIVLYFGIILLVIALGWNLLGDALRDVLDPRTRRSIEFKEGE; this is encoded by the coding sequence ATTATATTTTCTCTAATCTTTTATAGACTAACTGATATCTTCATAGCTTTTCCAGGCTTAATTCTCGCTATAGCTTTCGCTTCAGTACTCCCGCAGAAAATTAGGTTCTTCCTAGAGGTCAATACTCCTATTAGAGATCTCCTTTCACTCATTTTCGGCTTAAGACCTGAGGAGTACGCACAGCTAGCGGCATTAATCTCGGTCTGGATAGCTATGGTGATTGTATGGTGGCCGGGTTATGCCAGGATAGTTAGAGGCAGTGTGTTGAGTGTACGTGAGCAGCCTTTCATAGAAGCTGCTAAACTCGTAGGACTTTCTACAAGGAAGATACTCACTAAACATATCTTACCTAATGTGCTATCTCCTATATTAGTTATGATGACGTTCGATCTAGCTACAGCAACACTATTTGCAGCAGCACTCTCATTTTTAGGACTGGGACCTCAAGAACCTGTTCCTGAACTAGGTTACCTCATATCTAAGGCTGGGGGTTTCTTCCCTGAGAGAACCATGCACATAGTGCTCTACTTCGGCATCATACTACTTGTAATAGCTCTCGGGTGGAACTTGCTCGGCGACGCTTTGAGAGATGTGCTAGACCCGCGTACTAGGAGATCTATAGAGTTTAAAG
- a CDS encoding acetamidase/formamidase family protein gives MSAEREVYNDVQTNGIIGPHTKMIGPVADGGRVVFVTSPGCWGPMITPNIRGGHEVNVPVAVEGARVGDAIVIRVLSIEVLSKASSSGVDAVRPGSYVGDPYVMKKCPSCNEPWPEFYVDDIGDNAVKCRKCGAPASPFTMINGYTMVFDLSLGVGITVNKRIAEDIAKNAADWSVLPRNSKQVPVLVLGKSDIVGLATRIKPFLGQLGSTPAVDIPDSHNAGDFGWFLINASHPYAITKEDYETRLTDGHLDIDSVREGATLIVPVKVEGGGIYAGDAHAMQGDGEVAGHTTDVTAKSIVEVSVIKNLSLEGPILLPPEEDLPPLAKPWRKDEWDHVLSLARRLKIEVEPVAPIQVIGSGPTINEAVTRGFIRASKLFGMSVEEVRNRVTISGAVEIGRLPGIVQITLQVPLRVLEKLRIDNIVTSQYRLPF, from the coding sequence TTGAGTGCCGAGAGAGAAGTATATAATGATGTTCAGACTAACGGTATAATAGGACCACACACTAAGATGATAGGCCCTGTTGCTGATGGCGGTAGGGTAGTGTTCGTTACTTCCCCTGGTTGCTGGGGTCCTATGATAACCCCTAATATAAGGGGGGGTCACGAAGTTAATGTTCCTGTCGCTGTAGAGGGCGCTAGAGTAGGTGATGCTATAGTCATTAGAGTATTGAGTATAGAAGTTCTTTCTAAGGCTTCTTCCTCTGGCGTTGATGCTGTACGTCCAGGTAGTTATGTTGGCGACCCATACGTGATGAAGAAGTGTCCTTCATGTAATGAGCCGTGGCCTGAGTTTTATGTAGATGATATAGGAGATAATGCTGTTAAGTGTAGGAAGTGTGGAGCTCCCGCCTCTCCTTTTACGATGATTAACGGCTATACTATGGTGTTTGATTTAAGCTTGGGTGTCGGCATTACAGTCAATAAGAGGATAGCTGAGGATATAGCTAAGAATGCGGCTGATTGGAGTGTTCTCCCAAGAAATTCTAAGCAGGTTCCCGTACTAGTGTTAGGTAAGAGCGATATTGTCGGGTTAGCAACTAGAATAAAACCTTTCTTAGGTCAGTTAGGTAGCACACCAGCAGTCGATATACCTGACTCACACAATGCTGGTGATTTTGGATGGTTCCTCATAAACGCTTCACACCCTTACGCAATCACTAAAGAAGATTATGAGACCAGGCTTACTGACGGACACTTAGACATAGACTCGGTGAGGGAGGGTGCTACCCTAATAGTTCCTGTCAAGGTAGAGGGTGGAGGAATTTATGCGGGAGACGCTCACGCTATGCAGGGAGATGGCGAGGTTGCCGGACACACGACAGACGTTACTGCTAAGAGTATCGTAGAGGTTTCAGTAATTAAGAACTTAAGTTTAGAAGGCCCCATACTACTACCGCCTGAGGAAGACTTACCGCCTCTAGCTAAGCCCTGGAGGAAGGACGAGTGGGATCATGTCTTGAGTTTAGCTAGAAGATTAAAAATAGAGGTAGAGCCTGTAGCCCCTATACAAGTAATAGGGTCTGGACCCACTATTAACGAAGCAGTCACGAGAGGCTTCATTAGGGCTTCCAAACTATTCGGGATGAGTGTTGAGGAGGTAAGGAATAGAGTTACTATTAGCGGCGCAGTAGAGATAGGCAGACTACCAGGTATAGTGCAAATAACGTTACAAGTCCCGCTGAGAGTCTTAGAGAAATTAAGAATAGATAACATAGTAACGAGCCAGTACAGACTACCTTTTTAA